The sequence below is a genomic window from Polaribacter vadi.
GGTTTATGCTTATTAAATTCAACTTCTAATGCAGATTCAGAAGCTTTAAAAATTAGAAGAATTCGCGCTAATAAAATGGCTCAAAATAATTTTGAAAATTTGGTAAAAATGTCTTTTTCAAACTTATTCAGTTTAGAAAGTAGAACAACTTTTAAAGAAGAAATCAAGTTGGCTTTGCAAGAAGCATTAAAAACACCAGTTCAAGGATATATTGCTGCAAGCGAAGGTATGCGAATTCGCCCAAATAGAAATCATATTTTATCAGAAAATAATTTTAAAAAATTAATTATTGTTGGCGAAAAAGACCCTGTTTTAGATGCTAAAACAGCAATTTTAGAGTCCGAAAAAACAAATGCTGAACTTAAAGTTTTATCTGGTGGACATATGAGTCATATTGAAAATAGAGAGGAACTTATTGGGGTTTTAAAAGCGTTTATAAAAGACTGTTAAATTTTATAGTATTATAAAATTAACTATAAATTAAACATTATCAACCTTTTTTTTCAACCCAAACAAGCCCAAACCAAAAGCAATAATTATCAAGATTGATAAAAAAACATAACTAACAACCAAACTGCTAAAATTAGAAATAGCTCCTAAAATTACTGGACCCACTAAAAAACCAACAAAACCAATTCCTGACACAATTGAAATAGCAAAAGAAGTTTCTAAATCTTTGTTATTTCCTGCAATTCTATATACTTCTGGAATAATTACGGAAAGTCCGAAACCTAATAAACCAAAGCCCAAAACACTAAAAGTTAAGCTAGACATTATTATAAATAAATAGCCTACAAATGCAATGATCGTAGAAAATACAATCGTTTTTCTAGAACCTAATTGTTGGCTAAATCCGTCGCCTAAAAAACGACCTATTGTCATCGTTAAAGAAAAAATAATAAATCCTAAACCAGCTTTACTTTCAGAAACTTTTACAATATCAAAAAGAAATAAATTGCTCCAATGTTCTACAGCACCTTCATTAAACATAATTATAAAAGCAATTATTGCAAGGACCAAAAGAGGTTTTATGCTTTTAAAAAATGATAAATTCTTTGTTGATTTTTCTTTTTTGTCGCCAACTACAAATGCGTAATTTTTTGATAAAAATAAGTTGGTAATCATTACAAAAACAGAAATGATACCCATGTGTAATTGAGGATTAGAAAATTGACTAATAAACAAACTCCCAATTCCTGCACCTACAAAACCACCTAAACTAAAAAAACCATGTGCAGCAGACATAAAATTTTGTTGTTCTCTTTTTTCGATATTTGATGTTAGTGCATTTAAAGAAACATCTGTAAACGCAGAAAAAACGCCAACAACCATTAATGATGCACAAAGCAATATATAATTTGGTGCTAATAATGGAAAATTAAATGCAATTGCCAAAAGAAATATTCCTATTTTGGTTGATGTACCAACACCTATTCTTTTGTTTATTTTTGGTATAAAAGGTATGGTAATCAACAAACCTAAAGCTGTAAAAAACAACGCAAAACCAACTTCACCATCATTTAAAACAAATTTAAGTTTGATAAACGGAATGTAAAGAATCCAAGTACCAATTAAAATATTGATAGATGAAAATACCCAAGAAGGTGCAAAATAAATTAAATTAGAAAGAATTAAACGTAATGATTTCATCAAAAATGAAAATATTAATTAACTAAAAATTAATCTTTCTGTAAAGAATTCCAACCCTGAGCTTTTAATTCAATTTCTTGGTTTGCTCTTGTTACTAATTGTAAACCTTGGTTTTCTGCTGTAATATGCCCAATAATAGAAAAATGTGGATTTCCTTTTATTTTATCAAAATCTGCGATTGGCACTGTAAATAACAATTCGTAATCTTCACCACCACTTAAAGCAACCATGGTAGAATCTAATTCAAATTCCTCACAAGTAGAAATTACTTGAGGATCGAAAGGCAATTTTTCTTCATAAATTTTACAACCCACTTTACTTTGTGTACAAATATGAAAAAGTTCAGACGATAATCCATCAGAAACATCAATCATAGAAGTTGGTTTTACGTCCAATTCTTTTAATAAACCTGCAACATCTTTACGAGCCTCAGGTTTTAATTGACGCTCAATTAAATACGTATAATTATCTAAATCTGGCTGATTATTTGGATCAACCTTAAAAACTTGTTTTTCTCTTTCTAGCACTTGCAAGCCTAAATAAGCTGCACCTAAATCTCCAGAAACCACAATTAAATCGGTTTCTTTGGCTGTATTTCTATACACAGCTTCACCTTTATCAACCTTACCAATTGCAGTCACAGAAATTAAAATTCCTTTGGTAGATGAGGTTGTGTCTCCACCAATTAAATCAACATTATACGTTTCGCAAGCCAATTGAATTCCTGCATACAATTCTTCAATAGCTTCTAAAGGAAAACGATTAGAAACTGCAATTGAAACTGTAATTTGTTCTGCAACTCCATTCATTGCATACACATCGCTCAAATTAACCATCACAGCTTTGTAGCCTAAATGCTTTAAAGGCATATAACTCAAATCGAAATGCACACCTTCAATCAACAAATCTGTAGTTACTAAAGTTTGTTGTTCTGATGCATCTAAAACTGCTGCATCATCTCCCACAGCTTTTATGGTTGATGAATTTGCTACCTTAAAATATTTTGTAATATGATTAATCAAGCCAAATTCTCCTAATTCAGCTAATGATGTTTTTTGCGTATTTTTATCTTCTAACATATTGCAAAGATAAGTACATTCTAAAAATTGAGTTGATTAGTTTCCCAGAGATTTTTAATCAAAAAAAAATATAAATTATTTTATAAGATTGTTTCTCATTAAAAATACTTTAAAATTTATAAATTCGTTATTAAATTGTAAGTCATCATATTAAAACACAAAGAATGAAAAAAATCCTTTTCTTGTCACTAATATTAGCATTTAGCTGTTCTAAAGATAACATAGAAACTCCAACTTTAAACGTTGATTCCGAAATTATGCCTTTAGCAAAATGCGAAAATGGTTTTGCAGATATCTATCCTTGTAATGGTTACGATTTACTGGCACACATAAGTACAGAAGATTTAGATCCAACAACTACTGCTTTTTCAAATGTAGAAGGAAACGATTCTTGGGGTTGGACAGATAGTACAACAAATAAAGAGTATGTTTTAATGGGCTTAAATTCAGGAGTTTCTTTTGTAGATATTAGCAATCCAACAGAGCCAATTGTACTTGGTTTTTTACCAACAGCAACCGTAAATAGCGATTGGAGAGACATAAAAGTTTATAATAATCACGCTTTTGTAGTGAGTGAAGCTACAAGTCATGGAATGCAAGTTTTCGATTTAACACGTTTAAGAAATGTGGTAAATCCACCAGAAATATTTACTGCAGAAACTACGTTATCAGATTTTGGAAACGCACATAATATTGTAATAAACGAAGATTCAGGATATGCTTATGCTGTAGGAACTTCACAAGCAAGTGGAGGTCCACTTTTTATCAATATTCAAAATCCTACAAATCCAGTAATAGAAGGTAATTTTGTAGAAGCTGGTTATGCACATGATGCACAAGTAATTAATTATAAAGGACCAGATACAGATTATGCATCTAAAGAAATTATGGTGTCTAGCAATGGAGAAAGATTTGGAACAAATGAAGTAGTTATTGTAGATGTAACTGATAAAACAAATCCTATAGAAATTTCTAAAATAACCTATGCAAATGAAGCATATACGCACCAAGGTTGGTTTACAGAAAACCAACGTTATTTTATTGTTGGTGATGAGTTAGATGAAGTTGATGGTAAAGTTGATAAAACAAGAATCTTAATTTTCGATTTATTGGATTTGGATAATCCAGTATTATCAAGCGAGTATTTTGGGCCAACTGAAGCCATAGATCATAATGGTTACGTAAAAGACAATACCTATTATCAAGCAAATTATACTGCAGGTGTAAGGATGATTGATATTTCTGATATTAGGAACAAAAACTTAAACGAAATTGCATTTTTTGATACGTATCCAGAAAATAATAACACTTCTTTTCATGGTGCTTGGAACGTATATCCTTATTTTGAAAGTGATGTTATTGCTGTAAGTGATATTGAAAGAGGTTTATTTCTGATTAAAAAATCTGAATAATAATTACTAAAATTGATAAAAAAAATACCCTTTTTAGCAATATCCTTTTTAGCAATACTCTTTTTATGTATTCATTGTTCAAAAGATGAAGGGACAGAAAATCCTATAACAAATTTAGAAGAAACCAAATTTGTAAAAACTTTTGGTGGTTCTAAAAACGATGTTTTTCAATCTGTTGTAAAAACTGCTGATGGAGGTTATGCAATTTTAGGATACACACAAAGCAACGATTTTGATATTACTGATAAAACAAACGAAAGTTTCGATTTTTGGTTGATGAAATTTTCATCCGAAGACACTTTGCTTTGGCAAAAAACTTTTGGAGGTTCAGATGATGATAGAGGTTATGATGTTGTAGCAACTCAAGATGGTGGTTTTGCACTTTTAGGTTTTAGTAAAAGTGCAGATGGAGATGTTTCAGACAATAAAGGAAATCAAGATTTTTGGTTTTTAAAAATCACTGCAAATGGTGTTATTTCTTGGCAAAAAACATTTGGATATTCAGGTTCAGATTCTGGCACAACATTTATACAAACTTCAGATAATGGCTATTTAATTACAGGTGTTTTAGATGTTACAGCTTCTAATGGACAAGGAAATTCCAAAGTTGCTCAAAAACATGCAGGTGGAGATGTTTGGGCAATTAAACTAACTAATTCAGGGGATTTAGAATGGAGTAAATATTTTGGAGGTTCCTTTACAGATACGCCTTTTGGAGTTGTAGAAACTGCAGATAATAATTATCTAATTGCAGCTTCATCAGACAGTGAAGATTTTAATATTACAAACAATAAAGGCACGTATGATTTTTGGGTTTTAAAGATTGCTAGTGATGGAAATTTAATCTGGGAAAAAAGTTTTGGAGGTTCAGAAATAGAAGAGCCAAGAGGAATTACAAACACAAACGATGGTAATTTTGTGATTGTTGGCGATACAAGAAGTCAAGATAAAGACGTTCGTGTAAATAATGGAGGTGCAGATTTATGGATTATAAAAATTTCTACGGATGGAAATTTAATTTGGGAAAAAACCCATGGAGGAAGCAGTTTTGATGTGGCTCGTTCCATTTCTAAAACGCAAGATAATGGCTTTATTATTGCAGGAAATTCAAGAAGTTCAGATGTAGATTTCACAAATCAAGGTCAAAATGATGCTTGGATTTTAAAAGTTGATAACTCAGGTAACAAAGTATGGCAAAAATTTGTTGGTGGCTCACAAAACGAGTTTTTATTTGATGCTATAGAGTTGAATGATCAAAGTATAATTGCTGTTGGAGAAACTAGTAGTTCAGACAATAAAATTCTTGAAAATAAAGGTTTTTCAGATGGTTTAATCATCAAAATAAAATAGAAAAATGAAAAAAATAATCATGCTTTTATTTGTAATAATTGCATTTTCATCATGTAAAGATGAAAAAGACTGTTGTGTAAATCCGTCAAAAAATGTTTCCCTGAAATTTACTCATAATTGGGATGGAAGTAATATCAGTTCATCAGATTTTAACAACTTTAAATTCACCACTAAAAATGGCGAATCTGTTAGCGTTTCACGTTTACGATATGTAATTTCTAATATTAGACTTATCAATGGAAATGAAATTTTTACTTTTAGTAATTATAACTTAATTGATATAGAAGAAGAAAAAGGATTCAATTTAACTTTACCAGAAAAAATATTTCCTGGCAGTTATCAATTAAAATTCACATTTGGTTTTACTGATGAAGATAACAAAGATGGCGTTTATCAAGATTTAAATTCAGCTTCTTTTAATGTTCCAGGAATGTTGGGTGGAGGTTATCACTATATGCAATTTGATGGCAAATATAAAGACACAAATAATGCAGATGCAAATTTTAATTATCATGTAATTAGAGCTGTAAACAGGTCAGATCCAAATAATTTAATTTTTGAAGACACCTCTTTTGAAGTTGATTTAGGCACTTTAAGTTTTATAAATGATTCAGAAATAACAATTAAAGCAAATATTGCAGAATGGTTTAAAAATCCAAATACTTGGAATTTAAACGAATTAAACACAGTTTTAATGCCAAATTTTGATGCTCAAATTTTAATGAGCGCTAATGGAAAATCTGTTTTTTCTTTAGGTGAAGTTACTCAGTAATATTTAAAAACTACATGATTCAGTCTAAAACCGAGAATCATGTAGTTTTTAAAAATTTATCTAAAATTTGCTAATTTTATTTTTTGTTGAAAAAAAGAAACTTAATATCTTTTCTTTTTAGGAGCGCCAGTTCTTCCTCTTCCAGAAGTTGCACCTGCAGGTTTATTGCCTTTAAAATGTGGTTTTCTTTTTGGTTTATTTTGATTAGCAGAATCTGAACTTCCTCCTTTTTTCTTCTTTCCAAAAGAACCTTTACTTTGTGTTGCTGCTCTTTTTGGTGGTGCAGTATCAGTTGGTTCAAAACCTTCTAAAACAGAAGTTTTTAGTTTTTCGTTTAAGATTTTTTCTATTTCTTTTTGGTATTCAGTTTCTTCACTACAAACCAAAGAAATTGCTTCTCCTTCTGCACCAGCTCTTCCTGTTCTACCAATTCTATGCACATAGTCTTCAGGTACATTTGGCAGTTCAAAATTAATAACGTGAGGCAATAAAGGAATATCTAAACCACGAGCAGCAATATCTGTTGCTACTAAAATTTTAATAGAATTATCTTTAAAGTTTTTAAGCGCTTTTGTTCTTGCACCTTGACTTTTATTTCCGTGAATTGCAGCAGCAGAAATACCAGATTTTATCAACTTTTCAGTTAATTTATTAGCACCATGTTTTGTTCTTGTAAAAACTAAAACTTGCTCCCAATTATTGTCTTTTATCAACTTAATAATTAAAGGCGTTTTTTGATTTTTATCAACATTATAAACCTTGTGAGATACTTTTTTTGCAGTCGAGTTTTGTGGAGCAGTTTCTACTTCCACAGGATTATGTAAAATACCACTTGCTAATTTCTTAATATCATTAGAAAAAGTTGCAGAAAACATCAAATTTTGACGCTTTGTAGGCATAAAACTAATAATTTTGTTTAAGTCTCTTGCAAAACCCATATCTAACATTCTATCAGCTTCATCTAAAATTAACACATCAACTCGTTTAAAAGAAACGGCTTTTTGATCATGTAAATCTAATAATCTACCAGGAGTTGCTACTAAAATATCTACTCCTTGTCTTAATGTTTTTATTTGCGATGCTGCTTTTACACCACCAAAAACAACTGTAGATCTAATATCTACATATTTGCTATATTCTCTAACATTTTCGTGTACTTGAGCTGCTAATTCTCTTGTAGGTGTTAAAATTAAAACACGTAAAGGTCTGTATTTTGGGTGTTTTGTAGCTGTTAAATATTGTAAAACTGGCAAGGTAAAACCTGCTGTTTTTCCTGTTCCTGTTTGTGCAGAAGCTAAAATATCTTTACCTTCTAAAATATGTGGAATTGCTTTTTGTTGAATTGGAGAAGGAGTTGTGTATCCTTTTTCTTCTACTGCTTTTATTAAAGCATCAGATAATCCTAATGATTTGAACGACATAATTATATTTTAAAGAAACAAATAATTTGTTGTTTCTAAATAGGCTACAAATGTACGTTCATTTGTGGCTTGTAGTCTATTAATATTCTATTAATATTTTGTTTGAGTACTTTTTAGGCATAAAAAAAGATGCTACAAAGCATCTTTTTTATTTTTTATTGCTAAAAAGTTACCTTCTTCTGCCTCGAGTTCCTCTTAAAACACCAACTAAAAAAAGAATTACAACTGCACCAGTTGCACCAATTATAATGTCTCTTAACCAGTAAGGATTTACATTAATATTTAAACCTAATTCGCCATAAATCCAAGATCCTACAAAACTTCCTGCAATTCCAATAATAATATTTACTAATAAGCCAAAGCCATTGTCTCTCATTAAAACATCTGCAATATAACCACAGATGGCTCCAATAATAATTGTGTACAAAATTCCCATTGTAATAATTTTTAATTGATTAATTACTTCAAATTTAATAAAAATTAACAATAAAAACTAAAGTATATCTTTAAAAACTAATATTTTAGTGGCTTTAAAAAAGACCAAACTTTATATTTTATGAAAAAATTTACCTTTTATTTCTTCATTTTTTTTACATCAATTATTTTAAGTCAATCAAAACCAACAAGTTCTTCAACTGTTGAGAGTGCTTTAATTGATAAAGAAAAATTAACCAAAAACTCGCTTGTAAAAAACATCAACTTTACAAATATGGGGCCAACAGTAATGAGTGGTCGAGTTGCAGATGTTGCTGTAAATCCAGAAAACTCAACAGAGTTTTATGTAGGTTATGCTTCTGGTGGTTTGTGGTACACGAATAATAATGGTACAACTTTTACGCCTGTTTTAGACAATTCTCCAACACAAAATATTGGAGATATTGCTGTAGATTGGAACTCAGAAACAATTTGGGTGGGAACAGGAGAAAAAAATTCTTCACGTTCAAGTTATGCAGGAATTGGAATGTTAAAATCTACGGATAAAGGTAAAACATGGCAAAATGTTGGGTTAACAGATTCTCATCATATTAGTAGAATTATCATCAATCCAAATAATACAAACGAAGTTATTGTGGCTGTTATTGGTCATTTATATTCATCAAATGAAGAAAGAGGTATTTTTAAAACTATTGATGGAGGAAAAACATGGACAAAATCTCTTTATATAGATGAAAACACAGGAATTATTGATGTTGATTTTGTTCCAGAAAATTTTAATATAATGTATGCAGCTTCTTGGGAAAGAGAACGTAAAGCTTGGAATTTTGATGGTGATGGAAAAAATTCTGCGATTTATAAAAGTACAGATGCAGGAACTTCTTGGACAAAAATTGCAGACAAAAGTGGTTTTCCTACAGGAGATGGAGTTGGTAGAATTGGTTTAGCCGTTTTTAATGAAAATACAGTGTATGCTTTGCATGATAGTCAATTTAGAAGACCAAAAGGTGCTGCTAAAAAAGCTTCAGACGAATTAACGAAAGAAGATTTTAAAACCATGTCTACGAATGATTTTTTAAAATTAGATGATGGTAGGTTAAATAATTATTTAAAAAATAACGGTTTCCAAGAAAAATACAGAGCACAAAATGTAAAACAAATGGTGAGTGTTGGTTCTGTAAAACCAATGGATTTAGCTAGTTATTTAGAAGATGCAAACTCAATGTTGTTTGATTCAGAAGTAATAGGAGCAGAGGTTTTTAAAACTATAAATGGAGGGAAGTCTTGGAAAAAAACTCACGATAATTATTTGGAAGGTGTATATAGTTCTTATGGGTATTATTTTGGCGAAATTAGAGTTGATTTACAAGATGAAAACGGAATTTACGTTTTAGGAGTTCCGATTATAAAATCGAAAGATGGTGGAAAAACATTTACCTCAATTAATGCAGAAAATGTGCATTCAGATCATCAAGCTTTATGGGTAAATCCTAAAAAATCTGGACATATTTTAAACGGAAATGATGGTGGTTTAAACCTTTCTTATGATGATGGAGAAAATTGGACAAAATTAAACGAACCTGCAGTTGGGCAGTTTTACTCTGTATATGCAGATACTCAAAAAAACTATAAAGTGTATGGTGGTTTGCAGGATAATGGAGTTTGGGTGGCAGACAATACTGCAAGAATTGATAAAGGTTGGCTGCAAAGAGGTCAAAACCCTTATGAGTCAATTATGGGTGGAGATGGAATGCAAGTTCAAGTTGATGAGAGAAACCAAAATATTGTGTACACAGGTTTTCAATTTGGAAATTATTATAGAATTGATAGAGCAAAAGGAAACCAAAAATACATACAGCCAAAACATACTTTAGGCGAAAATCCTTACAGATTTAACTGGCAAACTCCTATTCATTTATCAAAACATAATCAAGATATTTTATATTTAGGAGGTAATAAATTACATAGATCTTTAAACCAAGGAGATGATTGGGAAACTATTTCAGACGATTTAACAACTGGAGGAAAAAAAGGAAATGTTGCTTACGGAACGCTAACTTCAATATCTGAAAGTCCGTTTCAATTTGGATTAATTTATGTAGGTTCAGATGATGGTTATATCAACGTAACCAAAAATGGAGGAGGAAGTTGGACGCGTGTTTCAGATAATTTACCACAAGATTTATGGGTTTCTAGAGTTATTGCGTCAGCACATAAAAAAGAAACAGTGTATGCAACTTTAAATGGCTATAGATTTGACGATTTTACAACCTATGTTTATAAGTCTGATAATTATGGACAAACGTGGGAGAATATTGGAAAAGATATTCCAACATCACCAGTAAACGTCATAAAAGAAGATCCAAAAAACGAAAACATTTTATATGTTGGGACAGACAATGGTTTGTATGTTTCCTTTGATAAAGGAAGTTCTTGGAGTATTTTCAATAAAAACTTACCTAATGTTGCAGTGCATGATTTGGTAATTCAGCCAACAGCAAAACATTTAATTGTAGCAACACATGGACGTAGTTTGTATAAAGCAGATGTTTCATCAATACAGAAAATGACGGATGCAATTTTAGCAAAACAAAGTTATGTTTTTGATGTCTCAGATATCAGACAAAACAGAAGTTGGGGACGTTCTTGGAGCCAGTGGAGAGATGTATATGAGCCAGAAATTACTATTCCTTTTTATGTAAATGCTGATAAAAAAGTAGATTTAGAAATTTACCAAGGAGAAACGTTGCTAAATGCTATTACTATAAATGCTGATAAAGGTTATAATGAATTCAATTTTGATGTTTCTTTTTCTAAAAAAGGCTTAAAAAATTATGAAAAAGCAAACAAGGAAGCTAAATTAAAAGCTGCTGCAAACGATGTTTATTATTTACCGAAAGGAAAATATGTTGTAAAAATTGGTGATGCAAAATCGGCATTTGAGATAAAGTAAAATATGATGTTATTTTTAACGATAACCTTTATAAAAATAATCATTTAAAAAGTAAATAATTAAGCCCAAAAAAGTTTCGAAAGCTTTTTTGGGTTAAAAAAAAGGAATGAAAAAAAAGCTTACCCTATTATTTTTTATGATTTCGATGCTAACAAATGCGCAATCAAACTTTAAAAGTTTTTTTGATTTATCTGGACCAAAAAGAGTTTGGGTTTTTTTTCATCCTTTTAAAGCAAAAGAATCGTACAGAATTTCTCAAGAAGCAAACAGAGTTTCAGATTCCATAAAAAAAACAAATTTACTAGATGGAGATGCTTCTGGAGGTCAAGTAGATGCTTTTAGACATGCTTATTGGATGGCTCGTTTACGACAAGAAATTGGTAAATCTGCAGCACGTTCTTTAGGAAAAGCACATGAAAAGGAAAATTATAAAACCTTTAAAAAAAATCAATTGGAAGATGGTGTAGTGCCAGATGAAATCTCATCAATAATGGATTTACATAACAATGAAGAAGGATTAAAACTAACAGTAAAAAGAAGCGAATTATCTCAAAAAAGCCTTATTTATAAAGTAGTAAATGCTATTAAAAAAGGTAAAATGAAGGTGATTAAAAAAAATAAAAAGGGCGATTTTTTAACTTGTGAAGGAGAAGTTATATCACCAGAATCTTTAAAAGGAAAATGGAAAAATAATAAATGTTTGGCTGCTTCAAATTAGTATAAATTAAATCAAAGTCTTACTGTTATTTAAACGTTTAACCAACTTATTTAAAATTGTTCTAAATACAGTCGAAAACGTTGTAAAT
It includes:
- a CDS encoding alpha/beta fold hydrolase; translation: MMQKSILFKNANISFSDEGKGTAVVLIHGFLENSTMWKNIIPALVNNNRIITVDILGHGKSDCLGYVHSMELFAEAIETVLKHLKIRKYILVGHSLGGYISLALAKNNPTKIKGLCLLNSTSNADSEALKIRRIRANKMAQNNFENLVKMSFSNLFSLESRTTFKEEIKLALQEALKTPVQGYIAASEGMRIRPNRNHILSENNFKKLIIVGEKDPVLDAKTAILESEKTNAELKVLSGGHMSHIENREELIGVLKAFIKDC
- a CDS encoding MFS transporter, with amino-acid sequence MKSLRLILSNLIYFAPSWVFSSINILIGTWILYIPFIKLKFVLNDGEVGFALFFTALGLLITIPFIPKINKRIGVGTSTKIGIFLLAIAFNFPLLAPNYILLCASLMVVGVFSAFTDVSLNALTSNIEKREQQNFMSAAHGFFSLGGFVGAGIGSLFISQFSNPQLHMGIISVFVMITNLFLSKNYAFVVGDKKEKSTKNLSFFKSIKPLLVLAIIAFIIMFNEGAVEHWSNLFLFDIVKVSESKAGLGFIIFSLTMTIGRFLGDGFSQQLGSRKTIVFSTIIAFVGYLFIIMSSLTFSVLGFGLLGFGLSVIIPEVYRIAGNNKDLETSFAISIVSGIGFVGFLVGPVILGAISNFSSLVVSYVFLSILIIIAFGLGLFGLKKKVDNV
- the thiL gene encoding thiamine-phosphate kinase, whose translation is MLEDKNTQKTSLAELGEFGLINHITKYFKVANSSTIKAVGDDAAVLDASEQQTLVTTDLLIEGVHFDLSYMPLKHLGYKAVMVNLSDVYAMNGVAEQITVSIAVSNRFPLEAIEELYAGIQLACETYNVDLIGGDTTSSTKGILISVTAIGKVDKGEAVYRNTAKETDLIVVSGDLGAAYLGLQVLEREKQVFKVDPNNQPDLDNYTYLIERQLKPEARKDVAGLLKELDVKPTSMIDVSDGLSSELFHICTQSKVGCKIYEEKLPFDPQVISTCEEFELDSTMVALSGGEDYELLFTVPIADFDKIKGNPHFSIIGHITAENQGLQLVTRANQEIELKAQGWNSLQKD
- a CDS encoding choice-of-anchor B family protein, with the translated sequence MKKILFLSLILAFSCSKDNIETPTLNVDSEIMPLAKCENGFADIYPCNGYDLLAHISTEDLDPTTTAFSNVEGNDSWGWTDSTTNKEYVLMGLNSGVSFVDISNPTEPIVLGFLPTATVNSDWRDIKVYNNHAFVVSEATSHGMQVFDLTRLRNVVNPPEIFTAETTLSDFGNAHNIVINEDSGYAYAVGTSQASGGPLFINIQNPTNPVIEGNFVEAGYAHDAQVINYKGPDTDYASKEIMVSSNGERFGTNEVVIVDVTDKTNPIEISKITYANEAYTHQGWFTENQRYFIVGDELDEVDGKVDKTRILIFDLLDLDNPVLSSEYFGPTEAIDHNGYVKDNTYYQANYTAGVRMIDISDIRNKNLNEIAFFDTYPENNNTSFHGAWNVYPYFESDVIAVSDIERGLFLIKKSE
- a CDS encoding MbnP family protein, with translation MKKIIMLLFVIIAFSSCKDEKDCCVNPSKNVSLKFTHNWDGSNISSSDFNNFKFTTKNGESVSVSRLRYVISNIRLINGNEIFTFSNYNLIDIEEEKGFNLTLPEKIFPGSYQLKFTFGFTDEDNKDGVYQDLNSASFNVPGMLGGGYHYMQFDGKYKDTNNADANFNYHVIRAVNRSDPNNLIFEDTSFEVDLGTLSFINDSEITIKANIAEWFKNPNTWNLNELNTVLMPNFDAQILMSANGKSVFSLGEVTQ
- a CDS encoding DEAD/DEAH box helicase gives rise to the protein MSFKSLGLSDALIKAVEEKGYTTPSPIQQKAIPHILEGKDILASAQTGTGKTAGFTLPVLQYLTATKHPKYRPLRVLILTPTRELAAQVHENVREYSKYVDIRSTVVFGGVKAASQIKTLRQGVDILVATPGRLLDLHDQKAVSFKRVDVLILDEADRMLDMGFARDLNKIISFMPTKRQNLMFSATFSNDIKKLASGILHNPVEVETAPQNSTAKKVSHKVYNVDKNQKTPLIIKLIKDNNWEQVLVFTRTKHGANKLTEKLIKSGISAAAIHGNKSQGARTKALKNFKDNSIKILVATDIAARGLDIPLLPHVINFELPNVPEDYVHRIGRTGRAGAEGEAISLVCSEETEYQKEIEKILNEKLKTSVLEGFEPTDTAPPKRAATQSKGSFGKKKKGGSSDSANQNKPKRKPHFKGNKPAGATSGRGRTGAPKKKRY
- a CDS encoding GlsB/YeaQ/YmgE family stress response membrane protein gives rise to the protein MGILYTIIIGAICGYIADVLMRDNGFGLLVNIIIGIAGSFVGSWIYGELGLNINVNPYWLRDIIIGATGAVVILFLVGVLRGTRGRRR
- a CDS encoding VPS10 domain-containing protein — translated: MKKFTFYFFIFFTSIILSQSKPTSSSTVESALIDKEKLTKNSLVKNINFTNMGPTVMSGRVADVAVNPENSTEFYVGYASGGLWYTNNNGTTFTPVLDNSPTQNIGDIAVDWNSETIWVGTGEKNSSRSSYAGIGMLKSTDKGKTWQNVGLTDSHHISRIIINPNNTNEVIVAVIGHLYSSNEERGIFKTIDGGKTWTKSLYIDENTGIIDVDFVPENFNIMYAASWERERKAWNFDGDGKNSAIYKSTDAGTSWTKIADKSGFPTGDGVGRIGLAVFNENTVYALHDSQFRRPKGAAKKASDELTKEDFKTMSTNDFLKLDDGRLNNYLKNNGFQEKYRAQNVKQMVSVGSVKPMDLASYLEDANSMLFDSEVIGAEVFKTINGGKSWKKTHDNYLEGVYSSYGYYFGEIRVDLQDENGIYVLGVPIIKSKDGGKTFTSINAENVHSDHQALWVNPKKSGHILNGNDGGLNLSYDDGENWTKLNEPAVGQFYSVYADTQKNYKVYGGLQDNGVWVADNTARIDKGWLQRGQNPYESIMGGDGMQVQVDERNQNIVYTGFQFGNYYRIDRAKGNQKYIQPKHTLGENPYRFNWQTPIHLSKHNQDILYLGGNKLHRSLNQGDDWETISDDLTTGGKKGNVAYGTLTSISESPFQFGLIYVGSDDGYINVTKNGGGSWTRVSDNLPQDLWVSRVIASAHKKETVYATLNGYRFDDFTTYVYKSDNYGQTWENIGKDIPTSPVNVIKEDPKNENILYVGTDNGLYVSFDKGSSWSIFNKNLPNVAVHDLVIQPTAKHLIVATHGRSLYKADVSSIQKMTDAILAKQSYVFDVSDIRQNRSWGRSWSQWRDVYEPEITIPFYVNADKKVDLEIYQGETLLNAITINADKGYNEFNFDVSFSKKGLKNYEKANKEAKLKAAANDVYYLPKGKYVVKIGDAKSAFEIK
- a CDS encoding DUF6973 domain-containing protein, which translates into the protein MKKKLTLLFFMISMLTNAQSNFKSFFDLSGPKRVWVFFHPFKAKESYRISQEANRVSDSIKKTNLLDGDASGGQVDAFRHAYWMARLRQEIGKSAARSLGKAHEKENYKTFKKNQLEDGVVPDEISSIMDLHNNEEGLKLTVKRSELSQKSLIYKVVNAIKKGKMKVIKKNKKGDFLTCEGEVISPESLKGKWKNNKCLAASN